Proteins found in one Venturia canescens isolate UGA chromosome 6, ASM1945775v1, whole genome shotgun sequence genomic segment:
- the LOC122412340 gene encoding uncharacterized protein codes for MSAQDCKEIIASWEEVLELLKNRGADEIHEWMKRLRKVIKTLEDSQRLATTGPERQKFLFTVGFLRGIEIKLGLLLKRGRGVQNRQRLIDRVRWSDLNSSFKNGIRVGVFTNLKHVDVKAFMKDCMAHFRAKIDNVLRSRGVAVKAYAVLAAKFTVTKNDEEIIDLKFFNTKAAPIFNTTDTGKWFVEHIREPILTDLEEFEQQGSGWSLHSIVNMTLHISKFNPMRGSSYVDLPAKIRNKNACVNVRNNDEQCFKWAILSALHPAHHSDRVSEYSPYEAELNFDGIEFPMEPRNIPKFEKQNDVSVNVYILKKKKRDFDVMPLHVTATKKQQHVNLLLVQDHYVEEEEEEEDEENECYMIPRFHYVWIKNLSRLVSNQLSNRNHKLHICDRCLHYYRTEDKLAAHEIDCAIVNKCKITMPKWSNRMLYFKNHGHKERAPFIIYADFECLLKPTRDENTYQKHEAFSVGYYVKCSYDDSLSRYRSHRGPKPAEWLARELQNFAAELDNVYANPRPMERLTLQQQREFHAATKCHMCERPLLGGDRVRDHCHLTGKYRGAAHNECNLNYQDSKTVPIVFHNLTGYDSHFIIREIATCFAGRVEVLPQTKERYISFTKHIHGSEVKFRFIDSFRFMASSLEKLASYLSDMKIVRSEFSHLSDEKFKLLTRKGVFPYDYVDSLDKLNDTELPPKASFHSTLNDSDISDADYAHAKRVWDEFNIRSLGEYSDLYLKTDVLLLADVFENFRNDSVRAYSLDPAHYYTLPGFSWDAMLKYTKVQLELLTDLDMHLFIEQGVRGGVSQCSNRYARANNKYMRDYDANDASKYLMYFDVNNLYGQAMMEVLPRGAFEWIDGSTVDFLNVPDDSPVGYFLEVDLEYPEDCHDAHKDLPLCPEHKSAPGSTQTKLMTTLEPKTRYILHYRNLKQAVQQGLKLVRIHRVLKFEQSAWLKPYIELNSELRKQARNDFEKNLFKLMNNAVFGKTMENVRKRVDVKLVKNWGGRYGAEALIAKPNFHSCSIFAENLVAIQLAKTEVHLNKPIYVGLSVLDLSKIHVYAFHYDYMKREFGDNCKLLYTDTDSLLYEICCDDIYEIMKRDIERFDTSDYPLNNRFNMPRVNKKVIGLMKDECNGSIMTEFVGLRSKMYSVRVEGRDRVKRVKGVKRGVVEATITFDDFLRCLRDKTTLRREQCVIRSRLHNVFSERQTKVALSAHDDKRILLPDSTDTLPWGHYRAPPLPP; via the coding sequence ATGTCTGCTCAAGATTGCAAAGAGATCATTGCGAGCTGGGAGGAGGTATTGGAGCTTTTGAAGAATCGCGGTGCCGATGAAATTCATGAATGGATGAAACGTTTAAGGAAGGTCATCAAGACGCTGGAAGACTCTCAGAGGCTGGCAACCACTGGTCCGGAGCGGCAAAAATTCCTATTCACCGTTGGATTTTTGCGAGGTATTGAAATTAAATTAGGACTATTGCTGAAACGTGGCCGTGGAGTGCAAAATCGACAGAGGCTCATCGACCGCGTGCGATGGTCGGATCTGAACTCTTCGTTCAAGAACGGCATCAGGGTAGGCGTATTCACGAATTTGAAGCACGTCGACGTGAAAGCCTTCATGAAAGACTGCATGGCGCATTTCCGCGCAAAGATCGACAACGTACTGCGGAGTAGAGGTGTCGCAGTGAAGGCTTACGCCGTGCTCGCTGCAAAATTCACCGTCACGAAGAATGACGAAGAGATAATCGATCTGAAGTTCTTCAACACGAAGGCGGCACCGATTTTCAACACTACGGATACGGGAAAATGGTTCGTGGAGCACATACGGGAGCCGATTCTGACGGATCTGGAGGAATTCGAGCAGCAGGGTTCAGGCTGGTCACTGCACTCGATCGTGAACATGACGCTGCACATCAGCAAGTTCAATCCGATGCGTGGCAGCTCTTACGTGGATCTTCCAGCCAAGATCCGAAACAAGAACGCGTGTGTCAACGTGCGGAACAACGACGAACAGTGTTTCAAGTGGGCCATACTGTCGGCGCTTCATCCCGCCCACCATTCCGATCGCGTCTCCGAATACAGTCCGTACGAGGCGGAATTGAACTTTGACGGGATCGAGTTCCCCATGGAACCGCGCAACATTCCGAAGTTCGAGAAACAGAACGACGTCTCGGTAAATGTATATAttttgaagaagaagaagcgagaCTTCGACGTGATGCCCCTGCACGTGACGGCAACGAAGAAGCAGCAACACGTCAACCTGCTCCTGGTACAGGATCACTacgtggaggaggaggaggaggaagaggacgaGGAGAACGAGTGCTACATGATACCGAGGTTCCATTACGTGTGGATCAAGAACTTGTCTCGCTTGGTTTCAAACCAATTGTCGAACAGAAACCACAAACTCCACATCTGCGATCGCTGCCTCCACTACTATCGCACCGAAGACAAGCTGGCCGCACACGAAATTGACTGCGCAATAGTCAACAAGTGCAAGATCACCATGCCCAAATGGTCGAACAGGATGCTCTACTTCAAGAACCATGGACACAAGGAGCGCGCACCATTCATCATCTATGCGGACTTCGAGTGCCTGCTGAAGCCGACTCGTGACGAGAACACCTACCAGAAGCACGAAGCATTCAGCGTGGGGTACTACGTGAAGTGCAGTTACGACGACTCACTCTCGCGGTATCGCAGCCACAGGGGTCCGAAGCCTGCGGAATGGCTAGCCCGAGAGCTGCAAAACTTCGCCGCGGAACTCGACAACGTCTACGCGAACCCCCGACCGATGGAGAGACTAACGCTCCAGCAGCAGAGAGAGTTCCACGCCGCCACCAAGTGTCACATGTGTGAGCGACCCCTGTTGGGCGGTGACAGAGTGCGAGATCACTGCCATCTGACGGGCAAGTACCGCGGTGCAGCGCACAACGAGTGCAACCTGAACTATCAGGACTCGAAAACCGTGCCCATCGTCTTCCACAATCTCACCGGCTACGACTCCCACTTCATCATACGAGAAATCGCCACGTGCTTCGCCGGTCGAGTCGAAGTGTTGCCACAGACGAAAGAACGCTACATCTCGTTCACGAAGCACATACACGGTAGCGAAGTGAAGTTCCGTTTCATCGACTCGTTCCGCTTCATGGCGTCGTCGTTGGAAAAACTTGCGTCGTACTTGAGCGACATGAAGATCGTGAGGAGCGAATTCTCCCACCTGTCCGACGAGAAATTCAAGTTGCTCACGAGGAAGGGAGTGTTTCCCTACGATTACGTCGACTCGTTGGATAAGCTCAACGACACCGAGCTACCACCGAAAGCGAGCTTCCACAGCACGCTGAACGACAGCGACATCTCGGACGCGGACTATGCGCATGCTAAGAGAGTGTGGGACGAGTTCAACATCCGGAGCTTGGGCGAGTACTCGGACCTGTACTTGAAGACGGATGTGCTTCTCCTCGCCGACGTCTTCGAGAATTTCCGCAACGACTCTGTGCGAGCGTACAGCCTGGACCCCGCCCACTACTACACGCTACCGGGTTTCTCGTGGGACGCCATGCTCAAGTACACGAAGGTTCAACTGGAACTGCTCACGGATCTCGACATGCACCTGTTCATCGAGCAAGGAGTGCGCGGTGGTGTGAGTCAGTGCTCGAACCGTTACGCTCGAGCCAACAACAAGTACATGAGGGACTATGATGCGAACGACGCGAGCAAATACCTCATGTACTTCGACGTGAACAACCTCTATGGCCAGGCAATGATGGAGGTGCTACCGCGCGGGGCCTTCGAGTGGATAGATGGCAGTACTGTCGACTTTCTAAATGTGCCGGACGACTCGCCGGTCGGCTACTTCCTCGAAGTGGACCTGGAGTATCCGGAGGATTGTCACGACGCGCACAAAGACTTGCCGCTGTGTCCCGAGCACAAGAGCGCCCCCGGCTCAACGCAGACGAAACTGATGACGACCCTGGAGCCGAAAACGCGGTACATCCTGCACTACCGCAACCTTAAGCAGGCCGTCCAACAGGGTCTGAAGCTCGTGCGCATCCATCGGGTCTTGAAATTCGAGCAGTCCGCATGGTTGAAGCCCTACATCGAGCTGAACAGCGAGTTGAGAAAACAAGCGCGAAATGACTTTGAGAAGAACCTCTTCAAGCTCATGAACAACGCGGTGTTCGGCAAGACGATGGAGAACGTGCGCAAACGCGTGGACGTCAAGCTGGTGAAGAACTGGGGTGGTCGATACGGGGCCGAAGCACTCATTGCCAAGCCCAATTTCCACAGCTGCTCTATCTTCGCGGAGAACCTCGTGGCGATTCAGCTCGCCAAGACTGAGGTCCATCTCAACAAGCCCATCTACGTCGGACTCAGTGTGCTGGACCTGTCCAAGATTCACGTCTACGCCTTCCACTACGACTACATGAAGCGGGAGTTTGGCGATAACTGCAAGCTCCTCTACACGGACACTGACAGCCTGCTGTACGAGATTTGCTGCGACGACATTTACGAAATCATGAAGCGCGACATCGAGCGGTTCGACACGTCCGATTATCCCCTCAACAATCGGTTCAACATGCCACGAGTCAACAAGAAGGTGATCGGACTCATGAAAGACGAGTGCAACGGCAGCATCATGACCGAGTTCGTGGGCTTGCGCAGCAAAATGTACAGCGTACGTGTGGAGGGGCGAGATCGCGTGAAGAGGGTGAAGGGGGTAAAAAGGGGCGTGGTCGAAGCAACCATCACCTTCGACGACTTCCTGCGCTGTCTCCGGGACAAAACAACGCTGCGGCGTGAACAATGCGTCATCAGGTCACGCCTACATAACGTATTTTCCGAGAGGCAGACGAAGGTGGCGCTGAGCGCGCACGACGACAAGCGCATCCTCCTACCCGATAGCACGgacacgttgccatggggACACTACAGAGCCCCACCTCTTCCACCGTAA